The region tatatatagttttttaatcttaaataaGTCAATTAAACTAAATTCGGGTGGATGTGATACTTTCATCAGGCAGGAACACGGACACCTTTCTTTCAATCGGGGTCCTTCAAGGGTCCTTTGAATGCATGTGGCGCGATATGGGAAACTGTGGAGAATAGTTTGACAGCAGGAGAGCCAAAGAGATTATTATCACTGTTTGGCTCTCCATGTATCCACACAACATGTTTTCTACAGAGCAAAGTTGTTGGTTTGTCCGCAAGGTGAGtctttaaaagttatattttctttcataaaagaCGAGACGTATTGCGTGGGCTAGCGTGCTAACTTCAAGTAGCCTGTTTGTTTATGCTAACGTTAGTTAGACGGACCTAATGCATCtttcagagaaaaacaataacaagtTACAGAACACGATATAGATCAGTATATGAAGGTATAACGCTACCAGCAATGAGAGTAGTAGATGAGTAAAAAGAACCGGAACAAGGACAATTAAACGGATTAACACGAGAAGATTACGTTCACGTTAGCTGTAACgttatatattaaagaagatcTGGattcacacattttgtttttcccattcatcttttatatcaataaaaaagcgtaaataaatgtaaaaggGATGTCTGTACGTTCACTTCTACGTGAATATGAGTGAACCAGCACAGTGATCATATCAATAAGATCAAACACGTGACCATGCAGAGGCTCAATAGTTTGTACCTCagtgcaacaggaaataaagactgtaaataaagtcaaaccGGTCTCAGATAAGGATTACTTTTATTAGGAAACACTGCTTATTATATTCTTGGTTTTTTCAAGTAATTGTTTAGCCTGTTAAATGTCAGGAAATAATTCAAACTGCTCATGACTAAGATTTAAACTTGATGTCAAATGCACTCACTGAATAAACATCACATAGAATCTgggtccttttttttcctttaccttTTCATAAACAGggtattttaacacaaataatatttgttttcctcaTGGTGGAGTTGTGAACATTACCAACTAAGTATTTTGTTTAAACTTCTTACAGATTAAACTCTTACTGCATTTCACATCACCCTGGTTTACATCTCAGATCTTGGGAGTAGGCAATGTTGCAACAGGGTTTTGAAGAGAATAGAGATCATACATTTGCAAAAAAGTAAAGAGAGGCCTTTTGGATCTGCTTAATATACCTTTTTTATAACCTATTGACAACCACGCAGAAGAATGCTTTGTCGGTTAAGCCATTGCTCTGTAAAGGGGTAAATTATTGATGTATTTACTAATGACTGACTGCTCTTCTCAGGTGATCTGCTGGAGAGCCGTGGCCAGCATTGCTTGGGCTGTCCTGTTGTTGCCACCCATCACAGCGGTTTTTGTAATCCTCAGCAGGTTCAGTCTGCTCCACCCCATCCAGACAATATCAGGTCAGTCTCCACGCCTATTGTGAGATTTGACTCACAGTCAATCTGGAGTTGTTTGAATCTCACTGTGGACTGTTTTTCTACATGCAGAATGCCTGTCCTTCTTAACATGTGCAAGTGCCATCTTCACCTTCATCCTGCTGTGTGGAGTGATCATCATGGTGGGGATCATGAACCTGGAGTATTATACAGGTGGGTGGAAGGccactgaaaatatatattaaatatttcctTGATTGACAAGGTCCTGCAGGCTCAGTTCAGAGTTTATGTACACAATATGAATCAAACTGATGTCTTGGATGAATGAATCAGAAGTGACATCTAACCATAAAAGGAAATGAAGTGTCTGCATGTGATACAATTTACATAGGACTAaattatttgatacatttttattaatgttatcaCTTTATTCCTTGATAGAGTAATAGAGACATTGTCTGAAATAACGAATTATTTCTGCGATTTTTCACAACCCccaagtaataataataaaaaaaaaaaaacctttttaaacagtcatttgtaaagtatattttgttgtAGTTAATCTTGACAAATCTGtcttttaattaatcatttttggcACTATTTTACCCACAGTATCATCCTTTCCAAATCAATCAATATGATGCATACattgcaatattttttgtaCATCTTGTCACTGCATCCAACTAATATACCTGCACATCATATAATGCAGTGTTGGTAACAGTGTCTAGTTTGACAGCGAGCACATATGCTAGCCTTTGGTTGTAActggttgttttttctgtttctcttcagtCATCCCAACTATTGCATGCTCAAAAATTGCCCTGTTGGGTCAGCTGCTCCACCCTCGTCAGTTTGTCAACTCCATGGCCCACTGTATCATGGGAATAATCGTGGCTTGGTGTTGTGCCATCACTATTGGTGGCAGATACGAGACAATTGGCTACCCTTGCACACAGGGTGATGGGTAAGCAGCTATCTCGTACAACTCATCATGTTGAGCTTTACATGCTTCATCCACAGCCTAATTTCCTCCATTTGTTTTCAGCACTGACAGTTCCCCTCAGATGTGTCTGAATGAATATCACCTCATGATTCTGCTAGCTGGAGCCTTTGTGGGAATCTCTCACAGTCTGCTTGGTGTGATCTACAACATGAACTATGTGTCTTTTCACAGTGTTCAGGTACGTGATATGAGTTTGCCCCTTTTTATCTTACTGATGATGCAAAGATTGAATATTTAAGTTCTGATTTTGCCTGGAAGGCTCAAACAATGACCGTAGGCCAATGACATGCATACATTGCCTCCTATTTTAAGCTTGAATTGAGTGTTTTGCTATATTTAGTGTCTAGACGGGGAGTTAGCCGATGTGAGTTGTAAGCATTCAAtcaaaaaaatacatcagtggtcgttgcagacacacctggcccAAAGACGTTgccatttgttttcattaagaaTTGCTCTCCATCTTACAACTCTGTTTAAATCTGGTTTACACTTTTGCCAATCAACATGCATACTGTCAGTGATGTAAGCCTTGGTATTACCAGTTACACAGGCTGGCCCAAactcaagaaaaataaaatgactgtcCCCTTCAAATGGTTGCTGATAAGCGTTGATGTTAACACACTGTTTTCCCCCCCCAGCAATACAAATACCTTCGCTTTAAAGGATCCCTACCTTTGGTGGTGAAGTACAGCGCCACTCAAGCACTTTACTCTGTCAGGAACTACAttgttgtgtatttctttttgggTAAGTGATCTCTGTCTACAAATGAAACTTCAATAACACAGAGCTCTTAGAACAAACTGATATCAGAGTGAAAACATGCATGATCTTCCAAAAAGTCTCTTTGATAGGCatgcttttctttcttaaacctgagctctgtttttattttgttattgatcTTTGCTGCACAAAGTTGTTAGAGGTGATAgacaaaatatttcaatttattatttacaggATATATTCCAAAAGCGTGGATTTGTAAAACACTGAATCTTCATTTGAACAGGTCAGTATGAGTGATGTTTTTCTATATATcaagtcagttttatttatagCCAAGTATCACAAATTGCCTTAATTGgctttacaatatgtacaaataaaaatacttgcAGCTACACAAGGCTGTTCCTGGCCCGcattcatgtcttcatgtctgtGACCTCCACCTCTAGCTCTGTCCACCCTCTGGACAGCGTAGCTGGACTGCTGGACCTCTCCCTGCTCTACCACCAGTGGATCAGTGCcagcttcctcctcttcacatGGAACATCACTCTGCTGCTTTTTAGGATATTTGTCACTGAGGTATGTGAATCAATAATGTATACAATCCCTAATATTGCAAAACCAGAGGTCTCACGGTGACATCCATACTAATGCATGTAATTGGCCCAGTTCTGACAATCCCTTCTTATACCAATTTGTGACTGTAATGGGCCTAAAAGTGTTGTGTTGCAGAGACGACCTCtttgctttttaattatttacagacACTAGGGGGCAATGTTGTCATTGCTTTGAGTTCTCAAGTATCTGAAGCGCACCAGACCAGAACTCATTTCAcatgttcaattcaatttacaCTTAAGGAGTGTGCCTTTTTAAAGTCATCTCATGTATTTTCTGTTATCTGCAGGTGTACAGTTTTCCTGTGCAGTCATCGTTTACGGAGGATGCCCATCAGTGTCTTCCTAAAGTTCTTACAGACAAGCAACCAATTATTTTGAAGGTAAATAACATACATGATTTTCCTCTCATTTGTGCTCCCTGCTATTCACATTTTGGTGTTGTAACTTGTCTTTTCCCAAATGTTAGTTTCTAGCTCTGCAGGACTTGGCTCTGCTGTCCCAACACTCCCCATCAAGACGCTGTGAGGTCTTCAGTCTGAGTCAGCCAGGTCCGTCATGTTCTCTACACAGACAAGTGCTCCTTGCTTGAGCTGTTACTGATTGATtatttgcaacaacaaaaaaatacaatcgACACTCCACATAATCAGACTGTATTTATACACAATGAgcttacaaaaaaaaggaaacgtatttatatttttatgcttGTCTTTCCCAGGTGGCCATCCTCACAACTGGAACGCCATCAGTAAGGagtgtctgtctctgctggCTGATCTGACCCAGAGACTCATAGCCTACCATGACACCGTAGCAACCAATGGCAGGGCCAAATCCCTGTCTACTGGGAGTGAAAGGAAGACCTCATCCGAGACATCAGGTATGTTGctaaaaatcataaataatgtaattgttTATGCCCAGTCccctttatcattttttttctttctttctttctcaataGTAACATCAGGCGCAGAAGATCTGATGAGCCCGAGGCAAACTTTACTGTTGAAAACTCCAGCTTCTGTCTTTGCACGCTCCATTGTTGGCCCCCCACACAGCCCTCTGACGGCACCGTTCACTCCTGACCTGGACAGCCCTTTTGCTTCTCCCGCCCTGCGCCGTCTCACTGCCCCTGTGGACCAATGCTCACCGTGGTTTGGCACAGTGCAAAGCCCACACATCATGAGGAGAGGCCCAAAGCTCTGGTCCACCTCCACAGGTGAGAGGAGGCTAATGGAAGACACCAGGTCGCTCACATCAAACTGACACTTGGGTCCAATTTTAGCCAGTAAATAACGAGTTTGACCTCATCTGAAACTAATGTTGAGTCAATTTTGAGGTGTATTTTGTACCTTTTctatattctgtatttattcaCGTGAAATGACTGAACAGAGGTTTTGGAACATCTGGTATGGCATGATGTCAATTTATAGCTCTGGGTATCATTGCAGAAGTTTAGTAGCAGATTGATGATTAATAGATATCTGAGCTTTTTTGCTtgttcccattttttttttacttggtgTCTCTTTGTACAGATTCACAGGTCAATGGCAGTCCCCCCGCATCGCCTGCCTCGGTTCCCAGTCCCAAGCAGGAGCAATCCAAACCAAGTCGCCTGGCTCAGTTCCTTCAGAACAGAAAAGAACAGGTACTTCAGTCTTGTTGGTACCACACAGAATtacaatatacaaaatatatcaatatgttTATACAGCATTGACTTTtcataattaacatttattaacattGGGCAAACAACAGTTGTCATACAGAGGGGTCCGTCTtgtctgatctttttttttttttttttactgtccaAAACCAACAATCTGGCAGTCATCTCTGCTTTATGAAGTGATTGGCCAGCAAGTGCACAGTTGTTAAAACGAACAAAGCCAATCACCTCTGTTCTGTAAACACAATTAAGAACGTGTGTCCTGTATTGTGGCCTGATTACTGATGATTACatatgttttataatgtaaAGGTAACATCATCTGCCTTTATTCTCAGTGTTTGTCCATCTTAAAAGTGGGGATATTCCATATTTGAAGTTGTTTAGCCCACTGTTCAGTCTGTAAAACtattatttctacatttgtgTTACCTTTTCATTGTGTAGTTTTGAAAGCAAAACAACTTTATACTTAATTGTCCCATTCAGGTTAAAAATTTCTTGGCAAAACGCGTGCTGATAATGTATTTGTTCAACAAGGTAAGGACGTGTGGCATGTGCATGCTGTAATCTGTAGACACTGAGGGGCTCCCTGCATGCTCTCATCTTACACTGTAGCTTTTCATGTAGTTTTACTAGATCTAACAACCTCACCCTCTTAGCATCACTAATTCAACTCCTGGTTCTGGGCTCAGTTGTGCACACATTACTAATGTAGCACTTTTCCGTTCACCTAGCTGTTAAGATACAATGGTACTAATTACTTTAAAAGCTTGATTTAAGGAGTTGTGTAACCAACTTGTCTTTCAAGTCACTTGAGTGCTTTACTATTGGGTTTATAACATTTAAAGGTTAAGAAGTCATGTCCTTGTGATCATATCAGGAGTGTGAGGCACTGATGAGTTTATCATCGCCAAATAATGTACTTCCGCTGCAGTATTTCCTATTTGTAGAAACTAGTTTGGTTGGTGTGCTTTGCTTCCTGAGGTTCACCTATCTTCCGTTGATCACAGATGCATGTTGAAACGTAGTCTCATTAAAG is a window of Anoplopoma fimbria isolate UVic2021 breed Golden Eagle Sablefish chromosome 3, Afim_UVic_2022, whole genome shotgun sequence DNA encoding:
- the ndc1 gene encoding nucleoporin NDC1 isoform X2, whose protein sequence is MYPHNMFSTEQSCWFVRKVICWRAVASIAWAVLLLPPITAVFVILSRFSLLHPIQTISECLSFLTCASAIFTFILLCGVIIMVGIMNLEYYTVIPTIACSKIALLGQLLHPRQFVNSMAHCIMGIIVAWCCAITIGGRYETIGYPCTQGDGTDSSPQMCLNEYHLMILLAGAFVGISHSLLGVIYNMNYVSFHSVQQYKYLRFKGSLPLVVKYSATQALYSVRNYIVVYFFLGYIPKAWICKTLNLHLNSSVHPLDSVAGLLDLSLLYHQWISASFLLFTWNITLLLFRIFVTEVYSFPVQSSFTEDAHQCLPKVLTDKQPIILKFLALQDLALLSQHSPSRRCEVFSLSQPGGHPHNWNAISKECLSLLADLTQRLIAYHDTVATNGRAKSLSTGSERKTSSETSVTSGAEDLMSPRQTLLLKTPASVFARSIVGPPHSPLTAPFTPDLDSPFASPALRRLTAPVDQCSPWFGTVQSPHIMRRGPKLWSTSTDSQVNGSPPASPASVPSPKQEQSKPSRLAQFLQNRKEQLPEASSQALFADSQAHIWALEGLSYLVQASFSEDQFGVVQTTLPSILGCMLFLQEAVDRHFKLPHASSKPVRSSSSMGDSTHKTLRFALRATLKTAIYRITTTFGNHLNAIQMSAEHQKRLQQFLEFKE
- the ndc1 gene encoding nucleoporin NDC1 isoform X1; translation: MYPHNMFSTEQSCWFVRKVICWRAVASIAWAVLLLPPITAVFVILSRFSLLHPIQTISECLSFLTCASAIFTFILLCGVIIMVGIMNLEYYTVIPTIACSKIALLGQLLHPRQFVNSMAHCIMGIIVAWCCAITIGGRYETIGYPCTQGDGTDSSPQMCLNEYHLMILLAGAFVGISHSLLGVIYNMNYVSFHSVQQYKYLRFKGSLPLVVKYSATQALYSVRNYIVVYFFLGYIPKAWICKTLNLHLNSSVHPLDSVAGLLDLSLLYHQWISASFLLFTWNITLLLFRIFVTEVYSFPVQSSFTEDAHQCLPKVLTDKQPIILKFLALQDLALLSQHSPSRRCEVFSLSQPGGHPHNWNAISKECLSLLADLTQRLIAYHDTVATNGRAKSLSTGSERKTSSETSVTSGAEDLMSPRQTLLLKTPASVFARSIVGPPHSPLTAPFTPDLDSPFASPALRRLTAPVDQCSPWFGTVQSPHIMRRGPKLWSTSTDSQVNGSPPASPASVPSPKQEQSKPSRLAQFLQNRKEQVKNFLAKRVLIMYLFNKLPEASSQALFADSQAHIWALEGLSYLVQASFSEDQFGVVQTTLPSILGCMLFLQEAVDRHFKLPHASSKPVRSSSSMGDSTHKTLRFALRATLKTAIYRITTTFGNHLNAIQMSAEHQKRLQQFLEFKE